A segment of the Zingiber officinale cultivar Zhangliang chromosome 8B, Zo_v1.1, whole genome shotgun sequence genome:
GAAGTAATTAGATGGTCATCGTTCGCTTGTCCGTTTAAATGTCGATGCCAAATAAAATGAATAGACAACACTGTGTTTTTTGAACAATTTATTCaaacttataattttttattatgggtAACAATTAGTTTGTTTGCTTTAGtaattttttgtgtgtgtgttttaACTAGGATATTATCTATTTTTTACTCATTTAAAAGTAAGTGCAGAATTTACTAATCCGAGCTTTACAGTTCTTAATATGAAAAAATTAATCTACTACATGAACCTCAATTTGACAACCTTAATATTATATATGTGCCTTTCATGGCTTAGGGTACTTTCTATCTCTATTGTAGACTTACTATAAGCTACCTCAAAAGGATCAGAGAAGTTAAGGTCTTAGTTGAATGGAACTCCCCTTTCGTGACAATTCACGTTATGTTGTGTTAGTTGTGTCATACAGGTCGTGTTATTTCAGTTCCTATAAAATCatataaaatatagaaaaatgattatatattttagaaaatatttttataagatcaaatattaattagattcatcTAAAGAATTAActtatatgatataaaaatattagtgattttaaaagttaatttctctttaaaaagatcAATTCGTCTCATTCATTTATATAATCGAGACCTCTCGTGACACTTTGAGGATTTTGGTTTTTAATGTTTCACGTCAAGTCGGCAGATGTTTTAGCGACTCATGTCTAATATGGCTAGCCTTAGTTTAAAAGCTATAAAGTGATAATTGTTCCCCTAGATTTTCTTCCTAAAAATGTGGCCATGATTCACTTTTGCTACATTGAAGTGAATGAAAGTTCAAGTAAAGACTAGAGAGGGTCAGACAGAAGGAATTGTTTCCCCTTGTTTACTTCATATACCTAAATGGTGAACAAATTTCCTATGGCATTTTGACAATAATTGAATCAAAAAAGGATTATCTGGAGGACAAAATGAAATTTCCTCTAGTTTCTATCTGTGGAGTACTAAAAATTTAATGGTGCTATGCTCTTCTCATCATTTTTTCATTGCTATATTTGTTACTAAAAGTTGTCATCCACATGCCTTTTTGTTTGCGGTAAGGCTACTTAAACATATGCTTCCTGGACTTGATATTTAGTAGTAGCCTTGTTGTAGGCTTTGTTTTGTTAGATATACACATTAGATTTAATTCAACAGTAAAGCTATTTATTCAGGAGCTTTCTTTGTGAGATATGTTATTTTATATTCATCAAAATTAAGTTACTGAATATACTGATCTCTTTTGGTTCTTCTAAATATCCTTAGATCAATATATGGGAACAACGCAAAGTTTTTGGCTCTCATGAATCTTTGAAACAAGATATGCTGACAAAGAATATTGATAGTAGAAATCGAAATGGGAAGGGTATTTCTTACAAATTGGTAAGTAGTTGGTCTAAATCATTTTGCCTCACATAGACACATTGATGCAACAGTGACCTTCATATGCCATAACCTTTTCATCAAGAATATATGCACCAacatcttgtttgtttatttgcagAAACAACCTGGTGGCGAGCAGCTACAGAAACTAATTTCAGCTTATAGTGATGCATCAGGGTTTCCCTTTGACGAAGAAACATTATTGGACAGTTGTCAAGCTGCCGTTAACTTTGTTGAGAGCTTTGAAACGGATACGTGGAATCAAAGTAAGTTTCTAGTTTAGCTAATTGCTCTAAATTTAGTGAGTAATAGTTGTTCTATCGAAGTTGGTATATTTCTTAAATAACTCACATTACATGGAGAAAATTAGTTTCTAATTTCTTTAGTATTATTGTACTTCTGCAAGTTAAATGTAATAATGATGCTGGTAGTGTTGGAGCCGTTTTTTTTTTGGCGAATATAGTAATTAATATGATGAAATTTAGACAATTTTCAATTTAGtcaaaaaacaagaaaaaaaaaatctcaattgacTCGTTAAGTTTAATCATCTCAAGTTTGCCTTACATGAGTATCAAACTATCAATTCAGTCTCAATTTGCCTCTTAAATGAGTATGAATTTAGTCATGGTGTACTAATCTGTCCCCTGACTTTCCAAAGTAATTAACATCATCCAAGGTCATCCACAAGTATAGCAAAAGTGGCTGGATGCTGCTTGCATGATTGATGAGGCGGAACTGTTGGATAAAAATGGCTTTGCACCAGTGCTATGCTATCCCATAATACACAATAGATCTGCTTTTCACTCATTGGCATGAGAATCATCTGCTTCCCCTTGGCATCTTGCTTATTGCTGCTTGTCAGCCATTGCTCCTGGAGGAGTTTCGGGATTGTGAAAGACTAGCAATCCTAAATATCCCCAGAGCAAAAAGATAATTTTCCTCAATATTTTCAATCCTAGTGGTCATGTGAGCAATATTTCATCACTTTTGCCCACAATTGTGGATGACATCAGGAATTTGGGAAGGTCACAGGCCAAAATGACAATTTTTAGGGGTCACAAATTAATGGTACTTTTTAGGAAACAAAACTTTAGGTGCCAACGTGGAATTTCATTTTAGTTTAGTCTTTCAGTTATGGTGCTCTGTTATTTGATGTCTTTAATGCTGTCCTTTGCACTATTCTCTTTCTATTTTGTGTAATACACTTTTATAACTGAGGTCTAATTATGGTAAAAGGGTGGTGAAATTACAACTGACTAAAAAAGAGAGATTCAATAGAAGTGATAACTTACCATGCAATTATACACCTTCTATTATTAGTAAAAGCCTATGCCCTTGCGTTAACTACTTTAGAAGATTATCTACCTTATACTCATTGTAGTATAAGTAGTGCATCGTCCAATTTTTTGGTTCTAGTCGGCAACATGCCAACCTACTTGCAATTAGAGAGTTTCTTGTTATTTTCCTTCAGGAATTTAGCAGGATTCTCATTTTTAGTCAATGTTAATTTTCAAGGTCCAGTCTCAAATGAAACTGAAGAAACTTAGatttaattttcttctttttgattCAAAAAAATTATGACATCATGCTGGCATATCTAGTTTCTACCTTTGCAATGGACATGTTTTTCATCACATGTTGATATATAGCTATAGTGCTTTGCAGCtatgttaaatttaaaatatctagTGCGACTTCGACTTCAACTCCATGTTTTTCTATCTCAAATTTAAAATATCTAGCGTGTGACTTATTTGGGCCTTAATATTTAGTGTTGACATGAAACCCATATTGTGTGGAATACAACAAActatgttcctttccattctgggcTTCATGCCTTGTTCGTTCATCCTTCATACGCATTTAACTTGTGTGTCTGCCATTTATTCTTATATGGATTAGCAGGGAACTTCCATGGTTCTGGAACAGTGAAGGAGCTGGTTAAATATCATGAAGTGTTAAGAGACTCCATAAAAAAATTGAAGGCTGTTGAATCAACAAGAGCAATTATCGTTGCCTGTTTAAAAGAAGCACTACTTGAGCAGGTAGTTTGCTGGTTCATACTTTTGAATGTTTTGCGCTTGTTATGTTGCTTATTTcataagtttaaatatttttccaATTGGTTTGTGCACAGGAAATCAAGTATAGCCAAGTTCGCCAACAGCTGAAGGTATTTTATTTGTAGCATTAAAAATTTCCTGGTAATTTCAGTCGTGTTACATATTCTAAGAGGTTGCGATGATTCTATATAGTAAGCTTTGATGGAAATATGTTTTCATAATCATATTTTTAAGAAAAGATCTATGAAAACTATATGGAACATTTAGCTCCAGAGATGGAATATTAtggcatatatatataaacaccaAGAGGATCAAATAAGTTGTGGGTCTAATAGTGGTGAttgataaaagaaaataatactcAAATCTTATTGGTCAAGTATATTCTCCTCAACGAAATGCATGACACATTCTTCCCCTTCACCATGATACTGAGAATCTGCATGACACATTCTTCCTCTTCGCCATGATGCTGAGGAACTATTTGGAACAGCATTACTTGGAAATAAATAGTTGTATGAATGTTTTGACATCTTGATTAAGTTTAGTATCTCAATTCactaaaaaatagaagaaaaatattttataaatcttGGTTGGATGCTTGGAACCATATTGGAGACTGACCTATTTGTGGTTTATATTACTGGTTTTTTTATACATAATTGGATTGAAGGTTATGATTGAATCTTCTGGTGTGGTGCTGTTTTTAGCAAAATCTCTTATGTCAGTTAAGGTTACTCTTTATTTTGGCAGTGATTGACACTTTTATAAAAGCTAATATTTTACTGCTTTATAAGTTATAGATTTATTCATAATCTGTTTCCTGAATTGTTCTCCAGGCAGCTCAATCTGGGTATCAACTATCAGTTAACTTGTGCAACCAATTTAATATTGATATGTCACCAGATCGAAGACTTCTGGAATCGCCAGATCATGGACCTCCTGGCTTTTCGAGCAATTATGCTTTTGAATATGTAGAAGGGAACCAGAAGGCCGGAAATTCAACATCCTCAACTCTGGAAGCTGCTCCAGATGTGCCACAGCTTGTAGCCTCTACATCCTCGACTTTCGAAGCTGTTCCAGGTGCGCCACAGCTTGCAGACTTAACAATCTCTACTCAGATGCAAGATCATGCTCAGCAGTTTGTTCGTTCCAATGGCATTGTTGGGCCCACAATTGAAGAAGACCTTCAGTCGAACAATAAAAGATTGAAACTCGAGGATGATCCTCGAGTTTCATTTCAACCGCAGCCACAGTTCGTGCCACCCTTTCCGCCATTGCATCCTAATACATTGAATCAGCCTTCATCACAACCACCTGTACCTGTTACTTACCCAGACTCAACTGTGGAGCTGCTACCGCCGCCGCCGTTAACACCTTTCCCACCGCCACCACCGCTACCACCTCTGCCAGTAGCGCCAGTAGCGCCAGCATTCACACCCCTTGCTGATTTGACTATAGCAAGCACTTATGGATATGCCCCGGCACCTCCTTTTCCAAATTACCAGATGGTTGGTTTTCCACCGCACCCGGTCACTGGAAATCAATACGGTTTTCAAGCACCAGAGGGATCCAATTATGCCGACCAACCACCTTTTCGAAGACTGCCGCCGCCTCCACCGCCGCCGCCACCACTGGCTTGACAATAGTGAGAAGGCTTTTAGATGTTCAAGTAACTAGTTATGTTTCTGTACATTATGTGCGTGTTCCTTTACCTCCCCAAGATGGGGTCAGAGATTATATAATGGGTAAGACTTGCAGATCAGCTGAATGAAGAACCAATGGTTTATCCATCTCCTTAGATTGAGGGAAAAGTTCATTTAGATTATGGTGGTTTTCTTATTTTATGGTTCAGCTCTGGCATGTTCATCGTTGTCTGATGCTCGAGAAATGGAAATGGAACAGTCGATAATTGTGAATGCTTTAGCTGTTCATCTCAGAAATGAATTTCTTCTCGAGTGAAATGGAAGCAGGCTTTTGTCTATCATTTCGACATCAACCATGCGcgtttagaaaattaattaatgcATATGTAAACTATagttaaaatatacaaatataaTGTTTGATTTGGCAAAGTATATAGAAGAATAACCAAGGTTCGTACGTAACTTGGCTTGGTCGGGAGGATGaaatgatttatttgatatttgatatttgaaTCGAGGCAGATATTGTTCAAGTAGATAAACAGGATTTGACGATGACAATACTGACTTCAGGATTAAGGcctaaagaaaaaaaatcacaaaaatatcatgttagGGGagcaaaatatttaaaaatattaactttggtttctttttgtttctcttctaattagcatattaaaaaaaattaaaaacaaaaacaattccAATTGAAGCTctttagtcaaaaaaaaaaaaaaaaaaaaacaacaacaaaattACTACTAAATTTCACTGGAAATCAATGGCTTCGGCCTGATTTCGATCCAATTATTTTGCTCTAaaattgattattattattagtagtaGAAGATAATCAGAGGAAAGGAAACGTTTTTACCTCGACAATCATGCCCTTTTGTGAAGATGATTTTCTTTCCTCTATTATAATACACAAGTCCCAAAAGATGAGACATGTTGCTATAGCAAAACTTGTCGTGcagtgtaaaatatcgaaaaaggaCGAataatcataagaaaattttccaaaatttttagaaatttttcggatctcgtatgacgagtttacgaAGATAAATATTGAGCACCGGTAaaacctatttaggctaccccatttaaacgaggaaatgttgattttctttttatttttttttaatttcttttcttttctttttcttttattctttttattttcttcgttTCCTCCCTCGCGTGCCCGAGCCTTTTCCCCCGACGTCGATTCCCTCCTCCCGAACCTTTCCGTTTCTCCCCAAAACCGCCACGCAATGGTTTCTTCTCCCCGAGCGTACAAAGCCCTGTCCTCGTCCCCGAGCCGATCGCCTTTCCCTCACGACGCCACTGCCCCTAGCCGTCTCCACCGTCGCCCTTCTCCCTACTCGAGCCGTGATTGCGGCAACGAGTCGAGGCCGAACGCCTGAGGACGAGAGCCTCCCAAGTCGGTTCACTTCGCCGCCGCACGGAGCAACCCCGTCGTCTTCTCGGTGGTTGCCTTCTTCCCTGATTAGCCGACCGCACGAGCAGAATCTCGGCCAAGAGAGGAAAGGCCGAGCCCTAGCACCGGTCAATttctcctctgccctagcaccGACAGCCAACCCTTTCCTCAACCCTAGCGACGGCAGACGACCGCCTCCCCTATGCCCTAGCGGTGATCTTGGAGGTCACGGATTTGGAGACGTTGGCGATCAGTGGGGTAT
Coding sequences within it:
- the LOC122014467 gene encoding regulation of nuclear pre-mRNA domain-containing protein 2-like isoform X1; its protein translation is MTNGPFNEQILADKLLNLNSTQHSIETLSHWCIFHRKKAKEVVEMWLHQFHLASRDQRISFLFLANDIVQNSRRKGLEFIEEFWKVLPDVLNGILDNGNDVEKNIVHRLINIWEQRKVFGSHESLKQDMLTKNIDSRNRNGKGISYKLKQPGGEQLQKLISAYSDASGFPFDEETLLDSCQAAVNFVESFETDTWNQTGNFHGSGTVKELVKYHEVLRDSIKKLKAVESTRAIIVACLKEALLEQEIKYSQVRQQLKAAQSGYQLSVNLCNQFNIDMSPDRRLLESPDHGPPGFSSNYAFEYVEGNQKAGNSTSSTLEAAPDVPQLVASTSSTFEAVPGAPQLADLTISTQMQDHAQQFVRSNGIVGPTIEEDLQSNNKRLKLEDDPRVSFQPQPQFVPPFPPLHPNTLNQPSSQPPVPVTYPDSTVELLPPPPLTPFPPPPPLPPLPVAPVAPAFTPLADLTIASTYGYAPAPPFPNYQMVGFPPHPVTGNQYGFQAPEGSNYADQPPFRRLPPPPPPPPPLA
- the LOC122014467 gene encoding regulation of nuclear pre-mRNA domain-containing protein 2-like isoform X2 codes for the protein MTNGPFNEQILADKLLNLNSTQHSIETLSHWCIFHRKKAKEVVEMWLHQFHLASRDQRISFLFLANDIVQNSRRKGLEFIEEFWKVLPDVLNGILDNGNDVEKNIVHRLINIWEQRKVFGSHESLKQDMLTKNIDSRNRNGKGISYKLKQPGGEQLQKLISAYSDASGFPFDEETLLDSCQAAVNFVESFETDTWNQRNFHGSGTVKELVKYHEVLRDSIKKLKAVESTRAIIVACLKEALLEQEIKYSQVRQQLKAAQSGYQLSVNLCNQFNIDMSPDRRLLESPDHGPPGFSSNYAFEYVEGNQKAGNSTSSTLEAAPDVPQLVASTSSTFEAVPGAPQLADLTISTQMQDHAQQFVRSNGIVGPTIEEDLQSNNKRLKLEDDPRVSFQPQPQFVPPFPPLHPNTLNQPSSQPPVPVTYPDSTVELLPPPPLTPFPPPPPLPPLPVAPVAPAFTPLADLTIASTYGYAPAPPFPNYQMVGFPPHPVTGNQYGFQAPEGSNYADQPPFRRLPPPPPPPPPLA